AAAAAATAGGCCGCCTGGAAGGGACCGTGAGTAAAAGTGATGCTGGAACCTTATCTAGTGCTATGACACTTTTCCAACGTACGAGATAGATAAATGTTTGTTTTAGACGCAAGCATAAACGAAAGGCGTGGTAGATCTGTTTGATCCTTCATAGCAGTGTCAGGGGGTCATCGTAGAATCTATACCTTTTAATAGTTGACTTACCCAACGGTAAAATATGTCGTgtgaggaggaagctgaTGCCCCGGGCGGTATTGCTCGAACAGCAGCCATGGGGTGGCGCATATGACTGTTAGTTCCTTGTTAGCCAAGGCCAAGCGATGAACAGAAGGGACTCACTCCAAACACCAGCACTGTAGGCGCAAACAATACTCAAAGCTTTGGTGTTGCTATCGGCGTCATCGTTGATCACCCCTTCCAAAATCCCAGCCAAGATAGCGAGTACAACTAGTTCCCCTAATGAGCagacaaggaaagagacATTGGCGAGGCGATTCCGTGCCAGCATGTCAAGCCTATCGTGGGACTTCCGGCTATGATGATAGTTAATAATTATCATAACTAAACCATTGCCAAAAACAGTCTTGTGACTTACTCGGTGTCTCCTCGAGCAAGTTTTTCTTCACTATCTTTTATTTCCGGTAAATCTCGAGCAAGGCCTGGGAATGCCGCTGTCCAGAAAGTCAAGGCGCCTTGATAACCGATGAGACCTAAGATATACAAAGCTGTTCCAGCCTGCCATCTATAAGAAATATAGACTGGTCAGTAGCATCCCTCTCACGAACAGATAGAAAGATAAGCCGAGTAAATCACTTACTTGGAGGGATCTTCCACCCCCAGCCATGCAAAACTAACAGCCCATGCTAACACAGTAAATGCGGTCGTAATGTGAGGTCGGATGATACCGTAGTCCGCGAACGATCCCATTATGAGGAAAAGAACCGCTTGGAAAGCGAAAGAAAGGCCGTTTGTGATCAGAACAATGGAGTTGACTGCACATAAGCACATATCCCAAACTCAGAACATACCAGACCGCTCTGACCCAAAAGCAATGAGATTGCATGCCCCATCACCGCATGGGACAGTACCCGTTGGGTAGGCAGGATCCCATCCTGCCAAATATAACAGATTTTGCCATGCCGATATGGCAAAATTGAATGGACCTATAGATTCAACAATCAGTACAATATGTGCAAAAAAGGGTCAGCAATTATCAGGTAACCAACCTAGTCCGGAGTTGCCGACGTAGTAAATGTACCAAGACTACCGCCGGAAGTCGCAAATCGTCGTGATGGCATGACGAATGACGAACCGAACAGTCAGCGTTGGCCGTGTGTCGTTCACTCAAACGGCGGTAACATGATTATTTGTTCGGTGGTGGTAGTAACTCACCCAGACCTCCtttcttgttgttgtttttcTTTCGCCGACGATAGGTAAAGGGCTGGCAAAGAGTGTTGCCTCATCGGTAAGGGCAGAGTCATCTTGTACCGGTTGAAGATGgccttcctccatttcttGAGTAGTGAGCCTGTCTGACGCATTCGAACCGTCCATGATGGGAGATGATGTGTTCCACGAATAAAGATGATATATAGCGCATGTGATGATAAGACTTGCTCAAGTACTCGTACAGGTTTTCTTTGCTCGATTGTGTTCTAATGTATAATGCAATTTCCGATCTTTCGTATAACTAAGCGTTTTCCAGGCTCTCAGATAGTTGGCCATCATTCcttattattattagtAGGTGGTATGGTGCTTTAAGTGAGGGGCGAAAACCGTAGGCCGACTTCAGGTATTTGTTCTAGGGTAATTCCGTCTATTTACTCAGAATTCAGGTTATTCGGGCGCCCAGCAGCTTCCCGTtccgaagaacaaaaaagcAGAACTTAACGGACACTGGCCGGTGTCCGACGAGGCACCTATTATTAGGTCCGACAAGCTGTTATTAGTAAATTGTTGGGAGTTTGGCCGGGGTTAAATTAATGATGTCACACCTGCATGAAGTAATGCGATGATTCTCGATGGTCAATTTAAGCCCTCATTCATTTTGCTTTTTAGGCTTATGGGAGGGATTCCAGCGATCAGCTTTCCACATCCGAGAGGCACTTAAAATAAATACACAAATATTGTGTGGAAGAATACACCACCAGTACCGCAGTCAGTGGAATCATATGAAATTTAGTGCTTTGTCAACCACCAACAGTTTTGTAGCTCTCGTCTGCTTACAACAAACAAGAAAGCCGACCCACACAGCCCACGGCTCACGGCTCACAAAATTTAGCAGCCCCGGACAAGACGCCTTAATTGAAATTTCTGCCCTCGATCGATGCCGACTCGTCGACGCCCGAGCCAGCATGAGGAAAGAGACCCATCAGACGAAGTAGCTCAACAGCAGGGGATGGATGTTGAACTTCTTACCCCCCATAGTAGCCCGTCTACAAGTCGCCCTGATAGTTTACTACATAACAGCCCAAGAGATAGCCCCCACCCCACTTCTCGCCTGCCAAGCTTCGAGACCAGCACTTCTATTCCTCGTTCTAATGGCCAAGAGGTAAGTATCATGGATCCATGCTTGCAGTTAGTTTGACGCTTTTTCAAGGATGCCACATATGGCAGTCGTCCTAATCTCAAGGTTCGCTGGCGAAGCAAACTTGGCGAAGATTATCGTACAGACACTAGATCTTTCCATTCGCCCAGACCATCTACTGCGCcttctgaagaagaaattgcTGCAGTTCGTCGTTCTGTAACAAGCATTTTCCGCCGACCACAAGGATATTCTCCTCGCCAAAGCCGAAGCGACCTGGAATCTGGGCCTCCAGGTTCGCGCTCTTCGGTCTTGTCGTTTGAGTCGGACTCATTTGTGCAGCCACGTCCCATGAAGCGGAGAGCGTCTAGCCGGCGTTCTTCAGCTGGCTCTTGGGCATCGTCCGACAATGACTCAGACTATGACGCACAGGTTGGAACCGGCGGAATCCTGAGCGCCTTGCTAGGTCTATATGGTAATGAGGCTTCTTACAAAAAACGAAAGGCTCTCAGGTCTCTCTTGAGGCGTAGCGACAAAGATAATGAAGAC
This Cryptococcus neoformans var. neoformans JEC21 chromosome 9 sequence DNA region includes the following protein-coding sequences:
- a CDS encoding protein-vacuolar targeting-related protein, putative, whose amino-acid sequence is MDGSNASDRLTTQEMEEGHLQPVQDDSALTDEATLFASPLPIVGERKTTTRKEVWSWYIYYVGNSGLGPFNFAISAWQNLLYLAGWDPAYPTGTVPCGDGACNLIAFGSERSVNSIVLITNGLSFAFQAVLFLIMGSFADYGIIRPHITTAFTVLAWAVSFAWLGVEDPSKWQAGTALYILGLIGYQGALTFWTAAFPGLARDLPEIKDSEEKLARGDTDRKSHDRLDMLARNRLANVSFLVCSLGELVVLAILAGILEGVINDDADSNTKALSIVCAYSAGVWIICATPWLLFEQYRPGHQLPPHTTYFTVGIKQIYHAFRLCLRLKQTFIYLAAYFFLGDCLNTLVTVIATLQNEVVSYDTKMLNYLLIDGIAAQALGIGLFWAVQKRYTIPTKTMLLFNAFWILLLAAWGCVGITQTRFGFHNAWEFWAYQAFYGIAVCPWYAISQAMISEVIPRGKEFLFFALFSIIGKTSSFIGPFVSSAIIDDSGNTNMPFTFLLGLGVVSVGILACVDVEKSRKECRKYLEDEAIRVYGMDLADVVVISGQSIEMNKAGRTGASVEETEKGDLIA